One window of the Ramlibacter henchirensis genome contains the following:
- a CDS encoding tripartite tricarboxylate transporter substrate-binding protein: MPSTPFDRFTRRGALAALAGMAAAPAFAQAQKFPGRPVKIVLPQPPGGAADRLARVLGDRLEAHWKQPVVLENKPGGGVVIGTQAVVRSPADGYTIGLLGSSLSINAVQRKDLPYDIKDLQPLARVGYYTVALVAAANFPANDIRELIAMAKGKPASTISFGSNGIGTSAHVAGEMLNHMAGIELQHVPYNGAAKMYTDIVGGVLPMGFSVVSSAEQFLKAGQMKVLGVTSAKRSPLFPQWPAIAETLPGFEAVNWAGFCGPAGMPADITQQVSEGLLAVLKAEDMPKVLAAMGIEHGPQGPAEFGAFIQSEMKRFAAVTRPLAAQK; the protein is encoded by the coding sequence GTGCCGTCTACCCCGTTCGATCGCTTCACCCGCCGCGGCGCGCTCGCCGCACTGGCCGGCATGGCCGCCGCGCCCGCGTTCGCGCAGGCGCAGAAGTTTCCGGGCCGCCCGGTGAAGATCGTGCTTCCGCAGCCGCCCGGCGGCGCGGCCGATCGCCTGGCCCGGGTGCTGGGCGACCGCCTGGAGGCCCACTGGAAGCAGCCCGTCGTGCTGGAGAACAAGCCCGGCGGCGGGGTCGTCATCGGTACGCAGGCGGTGGTTCGCTCGCCGGCGGACGGCTACACCATCGGCCTCTTGGGCAGCTCGCTCAGCATCAACGCCGTGCAGCGCAAGGACCTGCCGTACGACATCAAGGACCTGCAGCCGCTCGCCCGCGTCGGCTACTACACGGTGGCGCTGGTGGCCGCGGCGAACTTCCCGGCCAACGACATCAGGGAGCTGATCGCGATGGCCAAGGGCAAGCCGGCCAGCACCATCTCGTTCGGCTCCAACGGCATCGGCACGTCGGCGCACGTCGCCGGCGAGATGCTCAACCACATGGCCGGCATCGAGCTGCAGCATGTGCCGTACAACGGCGCGGCCAAGATGTACACGGACATCGTCGGCGGCGTGCTGCCGATGGGCTTCTCGGTCGTGAGTTCCGCCGAGCAGTTCCTCAAGGCGGGGCAGATGAAGGTGCTCGGCGTCACGAGCGCGAAGCGCAGCCCGCTGTTCCCGCAGTGGCCCGCCATCGCCGAGACGCTGCCCGGCTTCGAGGCGGTGAACTGGGCCGGCTTCTGCGGACCGGCGGGCATGCCGGCCGACATCACGCAGCAGGTCAGTGAAGGACTGCTCGCCGTGCTCAAGGCCGAGGACATGCCCAAGGTGCTGGCCGCCATGGGCATCGAACACGGGCCGCAAGGCCCGGCCGAATTCGGTGCCTTCATCCAGAGCGAGATGAAGCGCTTCGCCGCCGTCACCCGGCCGCTGGCCGCGCAGAAGTGA
- a CDS encoding FAD-dependent oxidoreductase, with protein sequence MSASYQLSRTIPSDPGYDLVVAGGGPAGTAAAVCAARLGLKVLLAEATGCLGGMGTSGLVASFGPVSDGERMLVGGFMKELLATMWEQKAFAPQVTQEYLNKQLNRWVPFSPEHLKRILDEFAVQAGVEVRFFTRVVEADVSGKRVNGVVVSNVEGLCFVPAKAFVDATGDAALAALAGAECKVVLRDTETVAPSTLCSLLAGMDWNDPAYAGNGIDAVKARVRNELVPKAIDDGFFTQEDRFFPGMNRVGPQGATLNAGHVFNLNPLSVRSLSDGMVFGRKLAVEYTEFYRKYVPGCEQVELLTTAPVMGVRDSRRIVGEFELKIEDFLARRQFPDQVAVYNRPTDVHPSDTSKKEYERFLKDFHGKDNLGRGESVGIPYSILVPRGSQNLWVAGRCHSSDTKVHGSIRAQSAAYMMGQAVGTAAAQSIATGQPANDLDTRELVESLRRQGAYLPQESLAREMTRR encoded by the coding sequence ATGAGCGCAAGCTACCAGCTCTCCCGAACCATTCCGTCCGATCCCGGGTACGACCTGGTCGTCGCAGGAGGAGGCCCCGCCGGCACGGCAGCCGCCGTGTGCGCGGCGCGCCTGGGCCTGAAGGTCCTGCTGGCCGAAGCCACCGGGTGCCTCGGCGGCATGGGCACCAGCGGACTCGTCGCGTCCTTCGGCCCGGTCTCCGACGGCGAACGCATGCTCGTCGGCGGCTTCATGAAGGAGCTGCTGGCCACCATGTGGGAGCAGAAGGCATTCGCCCCCCAGGTCACGCAGGAGTACCTGAACAAGCAGCTCAATCGGTGGGTGCCGTTCAGTCCCGAGCACCTGAAGCGAATCCTGGACGAGTTCGCGGTGCAGGCCGGCGTGGAGGTGCGCTTCTTCACGCGGGTCGTCGAGGCCGATGTCAGCGGCAAGCGCGTGAACGGCGTCGTCGTGAGCAACGTCGAGGGCCTGTGCTTTGTGCCGGCCAAGGCATTCGTCGATGCGACCGGCGACGCCGCTCTGGCGGCGTTGGCGGGCGCCGAATGCAAGGTGGTGCTGCGCGACACCGAGACGGTGGCGCCGAGCACGCTGTGCTCGCTGCTCGCGGGCATGGACTGGAACGATCCTGCGTATGCCGGCAACGGCATCGACGCGGTGAAGGCGCGCGTCAGGAACGAGCTGGTGCCCAAGGCCATCGACGACGGCTTCTTCACGCAGGAGGACCGGTTCTTCCCCGGCATGAACCGGGTCGGCCCGCAGGGCGCGACGCTGAACGCCGGCCATGTGTTCAACCTCAACCCGCTCTCGGTGCGCAGCCTTTCGGACGGGATGGTGTTCGGGCGCAAGCTGGCCGTCGAATACACCGAGTTCTACCGGAAGTACGTGCCCGGTTGCGAGCAGGTCGAACTTCTCACCACGGCGCCCGTGATGGGGGTGCGCGATTCGCGCCGCATCGTCGGCGAGTTCGAGCTGAAGATCGAGGACTTCCTGGCGCGCCGCCAGTTCCCCGACCAGGTGGCCGTCTACAACCGGCCCACCGACGTCCACCCGAGCGACACCAGCAAGAAGGAATACGAGCGCTTCCTCAAGGACTTCCACGGCAAGGACAACCTGGGCCGCGGCGAAAGCGTCGGCATTCCCTACAGCATCCTCGTGCCGCGAGGGTCGCAGAACCTCTGGGTGGCGGGACGCTGCCATTCCAGCGATACCAAGGTGCACGGTTCGATCCGCGCGCAGTCCGCGGCGTACATGATGGGGCAGGCGGTGGGCACGGCGGCCGCGCAGTCGATCGCCACGGGCCAGCCCGCCAACGACCTGGACACGCGTGAGCTGGTCGAATCGCTGCGCCGGCAGGGCGCCTACCTGCCGCAGGAAAGCCTGGCGCGCGAGATGACCCGGCGTTGA
- a CDS encoding dihydrodipicolinate synthase family protein — translation MTAHPRPRYRGVFPVVPTTFREDGTLDLESQKRCVDFMIDAGSEGVCILANFSEQFLLADAEREVLTRTILEHVAGRVPVIVTTTHFSTDVCRERSRQAQAMGASMVMVMPPYHGATIRIGEPGIYEFYSRLSDGISIPIMIQDAPVAGTPLSPAFLARMAREIEHVAYFKIETAGAASKLRELIALGGEAIEGPWDGEEAITLLADLDAGATGAMTGGAYPDGIRTITDPYFAGNREQAVEGYARWLPLINYENRQGGIPTAKALMKEGGVIDCDAPRHPFPPMHPAVRTGLLDCARRLDPLVLRWAR, via the coding sequence ATGACGGCACATCCGCGGCCCCGCTACCGGGGCGTGTTCCCCGTGGTCCCCACGACCTTCCGCGAGGACGGCACGCTCGACCTCGAAAGCCAGAAGCGCTGCGTCGACTTCATGATCGACGCTGGCTCCGAGGGCGTGTGCATCCTGGCGAATTTCTCGGAACAGTTCCTGCTGGCCGACGCCGAACGCGAGGTGCTCACGCGGACGATCCTGGAGCATGTGGCGGGCCGCGTGCCGGTGATCGTCACCACCACGCACTTCAGCACCGACGTCTGCCGCGAGCGCAGCCGGCAGGCGCAGGCGATGGGCGCCTCGATGGTGATGGTGATGCCGCCGTACCACGGCGCGACGATCCGCATCGGCGAGCCGGGCATTTACGAGTTCTATTCACGCCTGTCCGACGGGATCTCCATTCCCATCATGATCCAGGATGCGCCGGTCGCGGGCACGCCGCTTTCGCCCGCGTTCCTGGCGCGGATGGCGCGCGAGATCGAGCACGTCGCCTACTTCAAGATCGAAACCGCTGGCGCGGCGAGCAAGCTGCGCGAGCTGATCGCGCTCGGCGGCGAGGCCATCGAAGGCCCCTGGGACGGCGAGGAGGCGATCACGCTGCTGGCCGACCTGGACGCCGGCGCCACCGGCGCGATGACAGGCGGCGCCTACCCGGACGGCATCCGGACCATCACCGACCCCTACTTCGCCGGCAACCGCGAGCAGGCCGTCGAGGGCTACGCGCGCTGGCTGCCGCTGATCAACTACGAGAACCGGCAGGGTGGCATCCCGACCGCCAAGGCCCTGATGAAGGAGGGCGGCGTGATCGACTGCGACGCGCCGCGCCATCCGTTCCCGCCGATGCATCCGGCGGTGCGCACGGGACTGCTCGACTGCGCGCGCCGGCTCGACCCGCTCGTGCTGCGCTGGGCGCGCTGA
- a CDS encoding 4-hydroxythreonine-4-phosphate dehydrogenase PdxA, whose translation MAGPNAQPVVAVTLGDPAGIGPELVARLLARPETLAQANVVLVGDPWLWQAGQEVAGLQVPTDAVESFAAVRRRADTRRPAFLALDTVAPQDVQLANANAAGGRSVLRVLDRCMDAAREGEVDAICFAPLNKHAMKQGGLGHEDELHHFAKYLGVTGYFCEFNTLDGLWTSRISSHVPLEEVPRYVDRKRIVEATTLIYRSLQANGVAAPRVAVAGLNPHNGEGGTCGRQEIDVIEPAVRELNAAGLPVVGPFSADTIFLKARDGGLDAIVTMYHDQGQIALKLLGFSRGVTVQGGLPIPITTPAHGTAYDIAGQGRADVAATANAFAIAARMARARLPA comes from the coding sequence ATGGCAGGCCCCAACGCACAGCCGGTGGTCGCCGTCACCCTCGGCGATCCCGCGGGCATCGGCCCGGAACTGGTGGCGCGCCTGCTCGCGCGGCCCGAGACCCTGGCGCAGGCCAACGTGGTCCTCGTCGGCGACCCGTGGCTCTGGCAGGCCGGTCAGGAAGTGGCCGGGCTTCAGGTGCCCACGGATGCGGTCGAAAGCTTCGCGGCCGTGCGTCGCCGCGCAGACACGCGGCGTCCCGCCTTCCTGGCGCTGGATACCGTGGCGCCGCAGGACGTGCAGCTCGCGAACGCAAACGCCGCGGGAGGCCGGTCCGTGCTGCGCGTGCTGGACCGCTGCATGGATGCCGCGCGCGAAGGCGAGGTGGATGCGATCTGCTTCGCGCCCTTGAACAAGCATGCGATGAAGCAAGGAGGCCTCGGCCACGAAGACGAACTGCACCACTTCGCGAAGTACCTGGGCGTGACCGGCTACTTCTGCGAGTTCAACACGCTGGACGGGCTGTGGACCTCCCGCATTTCCTCGCACGTGCCGCTGGAGGAGGTGCCCCGGTACGTCGACAGGAAGCGCATCGTGGAAGCGACGACGCTGATCTACCGTTCGCTGCAGGCGAACGGCGTCGCCGCGCCGCGTGTAGCGGTCGCGGGCCTGAACCCGCACAACGGCGAAGGCGGCACCTGCGGCCGCCAGGAGATCGACGTGATCGAGCCCGCCGTGCGCGAGCTCAACGCCGCGGGGCTGCCCGTGGTCGGCCCTTTTTCCGCGGACACGATCTTCCTCAAGGCGCGCGACGGTGGCCTGGACGCCATCGTGACCATGTACCACGACCAGGGCCAGATCGCCCTGAAGCTGCTCGGCTTCTCGCGCGGCGTCACCGTGCAGGGCGGCCTGCCGATCCCGATCACCACGCCCGCCCACGGCACGGCCTACGACATCGCCGGCCAGGGCCGCGCCGATGTCGCCGCCACCGCCAATGCGTTCGCCATCGCCGCGCGCATGGCGCGGGCGCGGCTGCCCGCCTGA
- a CDS encoding Bug family tripartite tricarboxylate transporter substrate binding protein: MNRRDAVAGALLGALIPAAFAQSAAWPSRALRIMVGSAPGGGTDAMARAVADRLGPAFKVPVVVENRPGASNTMAADLTAKATDGHTMVMGVSTAHAIAPHLMKLGYDNGKDLVPVAFVGSVPNVLVVNNELGVKDAGELAALARRKAGQLNYASSGAGSTQHIAAELFKEATGTTITHVPYKGSNPALMDLIGGQVQMSFDTMASVLPHIQAGKVKALAVAGAKRSPRLPNVPTMAEAGIQNVEMGAWYGIYMPAGTPLPVQQKVHEEVNKLLALPETRTRLEGIGAEISPMTQAEFAAFHEAENKRYGELIKRRGIRVD, translated from the coding sequence ATGAACAGACGTGACGCGGTCGCCGGCGCCCTGCTGGGCGCCCTCATCCCCGCCGCCTTCGCACAGTCCGCCGCCTGGCCCAGCCGTGCGCTGCGCATCATGGTCGGCTCGGCGCCCGGCGGCGGCACCGACGCGATGGCCCGCGCGGTGGCCGACCGGCTCGGCCCCGCGTTCAAGGTGCCGGTGGTGGTCGAGAACAGGCCGGGCGCCTCGAACACGATGGCCGCCGACCTGACGGCCAAGGCCACCGACGGCCACACCATGGTGATGGGCGTGTCGACGGCGCACGCGATCGCGCCGCACCTCATGAAGCTCGGCTACGACAACGGCAAGGACCTCGTGCCCGTCGCCTTCGTCGGATCGGTGCCGAACGTGCTGGTGGTGAACAACGAACTCGGCGTGAAGGACGCGGGCGAGCTCGCCGCCCTGGCCAGGCGCAAGGCCGGCCAGCTGAACTACGCCTCCAGCGGCGCGGGCAGCACGCAGCACATCGCCGCCGAGCTGTTCAAGGAAGCCACGGGCACCACGATCACGCACGTCCCCTACAAGGGCAGCAATCCGGCCCTGATGGACCTGATCGGCGGTCAGGTGCAGATGAGCTTCGACACGATGGCGTCCGTGCTGCCGCACATCCAGGCCGGCAAGGTCAAGGCCCTCGCGGTCGCCGGCGCGAAGCGCAGCCCGCGCCTGCCGAACGTGCCCACAATGGCCGAGGCCGGCATCCAGAACGTGGAGATGGGCGCCTGGTACGGCATCTACATGCCGGCCGGCACGCCCTTGCCCGTGCAGCAGAAGGTGCACGAGGAAGTCAACAAGCTGCTCGCGCTGCCCGAGACCCGCACGCGGCTCGAAGGGATCGGTGCCGAGATCAGCCCGATGACGCAGGCGGAGTTCGCGGCGTTCCACGAAGCCGAGAACAAGCGCTACGGCGAGCTGATCAAGCGCCGCGGCATCCGGGTGGACTGA
- a CDS encoding L-rhamnonate dehydratase, with amino-acid sequence MKIKSVRARVFEWQGKTVPPQGNFCSNAMDLVYDNRASSHASGTDTMNTFRFHGWTVVEVETDDGIVGLGNVALAPRIAKAIVDEYLAPLVVGQDPWDYEYLNQRMYRATQAWGRKGVGMAAISAVDIAIWDILGKSVDKPVFKLLGGRTKEKIPCYYSKLYRTDLKEMQAEAEKYLKQGFRAFKMRFGYGPAHGQQGVVENLKSVQAVREVIGYDNDLMLECYMGWNVEYARRILPKLEKFQPRWLEEPVIADDIDGYAELNRLTSIPISGGEHEFSLYGFKQLLDRKAVSVVQYDTNRVGGITMAHKINALCEAYSVPVIPHAGQMHNYHLTMSSLNCPMSEYFPVFDVEVGNELFYYIFDGEPVAQDGFLQLRDDVPGLGLTLKTDYLDQFRIIE; translated from the coding sequence ATGAAGATCAAATCCGTCCGCGCCCGCGTCTTCGAATGGCAGGGCAAGACCGTGCCCCCGCAGGGCAACTTCTGCTCGAACGCGATGGACCTCGTCTACGACAACCGCGCGAGCAGCCACGCGTCCGGCACGGACACGATGAACACCTTCCGCTTCCACGGCTGGACGGTGGTCGAGGTCGAGACCGATGACGGCATCGTCGGCCTGGGCAACGTGGCGCTGGCGCCGCGCATCGCCAAGGCGATCGTCGACGAGTACCTCGCGCCGCTCGTCGTCGGCCAGGACCCCTGGGACTACGAGTACCTGAACCAGCGCATGTACCGCGCCACGCAGGCCTGGGGCCGCAAGGGCGTCGGCATGGCTGCGATCTCCGCCGTCGACATCGCGATCTGGGACATCCTGGGCAAGTCGGTGGACAAGCCCGTGTTCAAGCTGCTGGGCGGCCGCACCAAGGAGAAGATCCCCTGCTACTACAGCAAGCTGTACCGCACCGACCTGAAGGAGATGCAGGCCGAGGCCGAGAAATACCTCAAGCAGGGCTTCCGCGCCTTCAAGATGCGCTTCGGCTACGGGCCCGCGCACGGGCAGCAGGGCGTGGTGGAGAACCTGAAGTCCGTGCAGGCCGTGCGCGAGGTGATCGGCTACGACAACGACCTCATGCTCGAGTGCTACATGGGCTGGAACGTCGAATACGCCAGGCGCATCCTGCCCAAGCTGGAGAAGTTCCAGCCCCGCTGGCTGGAGGAGCCGGTCATCGCGGACGACATCGACGGCTACGCCGAGCTCAACCGGCTGACCAGCATCCCGATCTCCGGCGGCGAGCACGAGTTCTCGCTGTACGGCTTCAAGCAGCTGCTGGATCGCAAGGCGGTGTCGGTGGTGCAGTACGACACCAACCGCGTCGGCGGCATCACCATGGCGCACAAGATCAACGCGCTGTGCGAGGCCTATTCGGTGCCCGTGATCCCGCACGCCGGCCAGATGCACAACTACCATCTCACCATGAGCAGCCTCAACTGCCCGATGAGCGAGTACTTCCCCGTGTTCGACGTGGAGGTCGGCAACGAGCTGTTCTATTACATCTTCGACGGCGAGCCCGTGGCGCAGGATGGCTTCCTGCAGCTGCGCGACGACGTGCCCGGGCTGGGCCTCACGCTGAAGACCGACTACCTCGACCAGTTCAGGATCATCGAATGA
- a CDS encoding LysR family transcriptional regulator — protein MGSVDRQHSTPQLLNRLRMRQIALLLALDELGTLRAAAEHLGLTQPAATKMLHELETALGQRLFERVGRGLQRNAAGDRVIAHFQSIRGSMEALNRELGEIRAGGIGKLTIGSIMAASPGRLTHALLRLKQEMPMLAVEVAVDTSDRLLAQLDEGVLDLVIGRMTGTVNLPCRFRAIDDEALALIAANDHPLARRRKLDLPALLDYPWVLQPPGSPMRDLIEREFRENELRLPRGLIETGSILTTINLVRDSQFLAVVPQAVALGDAQHGKVRVLPYRFARTLESYGSIVPEERPPSRAALRFLELLHEAR, from the coding sequence ATGGGTTCCGTGGACCGCCAGCACAGCACGCCGCAGCTGCTCAACCGGCTGCGCATGCGGCAGATCGCGCTGCTGCTCGCTCTTGACGAACTCGGCACGCTGCGGGCCGCGGCCGAGCACCTGGGCCTGACGCAGCCAGCGGCCACGAAGATGCTTCACGAGCTGGAGACGGCGCTGGGCCAGCGGCTGTTCGAGCGGGTCGGCCGCGGGCTGCAGCGCAACGCGGCAGGGGACCGGGTGATCGCGCATTTCCAGTCGATCCGCGGCAGCATGGAAGCGCTCAACCGCGAGCTGGGAGAGATCCGCGCGGGCGGCATCGGCAAGCTCACGATCGGCAGCATCATGGCCGCCTCGCCCGGCCGCCTGACCCATGCGCTGCTGCGCCTGAAACAGGAGATGCCCATGCTGGCCGTCGAAGTGGCCGTCGACACCAGCGACAGGCTGCTGGCGCAGCTCGACGAGGGAGTGCTGGACCTGGTGATCGGGCGCATGACCGGCACCGTCAACCTGCCGTGCCGATTCCGCGCGATCGACGACGAGGCCCTCGCCCTCATCGCAGCCAACGACCACCCGCTGGCGCGCCGGCGCAAGCTCGATCTGCCGGCGCTGCTCGACTACCCCTGGGTGCTGCAGCCGCCGGGCAGCCCGATGCGCGACCTGATCGAGCGCGAATTCCGCGAGAACGAACTTCGCCTGCCGCGCGGCCTGATCGAGACGGGCTCGATCCTCACCACCATCAACCTGGTGCGCGACTCGCAGTTCCTCGCGGTCGTCCCGCAAGCCGTGGCGCTGGGCGATGCGCAGCACGGCAAGGTCCGGGTGCTGCCCTATCGCTTCGCGCGGACGCTGGAGTCGTACGGCAGCATCGTGCCGGAGGAGCGGCCTCCCAGCCGGGCGGCCCTGCGGTTCCTGGAGCTGCTGCACGAGGCGCGGTGA
- a CDS encoding thiamine pyrophosphate-dependent enzyme, which produces MSEPTCAQHVVRGLLDHGIDTLFCLPGVQNDHFFNALYDERERIRIVHTRHEQAASYMALGAAMATGRPAAYCVVPGPGVLNTTAALSTAYACNAPVLAITGQIPHRHIGRGYGMLHELPDQLAILRSLTKWSERIRAPHEAPLLVAEAFRQLRSSRPRPVALECAMDVWGRRGAAAAVPVAVPAAPAVDPAALDKAAALLLEARRPLIVVGGGAQDCGEAVRRLAEALQAPVQSYRMGRGVLDARHPLAITPPVGHRMWREVDLVLAIGTRMQTQSMVWGMDAGIKVVRIEVDPDELERHGVPDAALCGRAAEVVPALLERVLAGVGTRPSREAELDTHRRAVDEQLAAMQPQLDYIRAIREVLPEDGIFVEDMTQVGYTSRVAFPVYRPRTYLSSGYQGTLGWGYATALGAKVARPQAAVVSVNGDGGFMFNVQELATAMQHGIGVVAIVFDDGAFGNVRRMQQMQFPGRTIAETLVNPDFVQLARSFGMSAERAESPAELRRSLGAALASDRPTLIHVPVGELPDPWRFLNMPRLRG; this is translated from the coding sequence ATGAGCGAGCCCACCTGCGCGCAGCACGTCGTCCGCGGCCTGCTGGACCACGGCATCGACACCCTTTTCTGCCTGCCGGGTGTCCAGAACGACCACTTCTTCAACGCCCTCTACGACGAGCGCGAGCGCATCCGCATCGTCCACACGCGGCATGAGCAGGCCGCCTCGTACATGGCGCTCGGCGCGGCGATGGCCACCGGGCGGCCGGCGGCCTATTGCGTGGTGCCCGGGCCGGGCGTGCTGAACACCACGGCCGCGCTGTCGACGGCGTACGCCTGCAACGCGCCGGTGCTGGCGATCACCGGGCAGATCCCGCACCGGCACATCGGCCGCGGCTACGGCATGCTGCACGAGCTGCCGGACCAGCTCGCGATCCTGCGTTCGCTGACGAAATGGTCCGAGCGCATACGCGCGCCGCACGAGGCGCCGCTGCTGGTGGCCGAGGCCTTCCGGCAGCTGCGCAGCAGCCGCCCGCGGCCGGTGGCGCTGGAGTGCGCGATGGACGTGTGGGGCCGCCGCGGCGCGGCCGCTGCCGTTCCGGTGGCCGTACCCGCCGCACCGGCCGTCGATCCGGCGGCGCTCGACAAGGCCGCGGCGCTGCTGCTCGAGGCTCGCCGTCCGCTGATCGTGGTCGGCGGTGGCGCGCAGGACTGCGGCGAGGCCGTCCGCCGCCTGGCCGAGGCGCTGCAGGCGCCGGTGCAGTCCTATCGCATGGGCCGCGGCGTGCTCGATGCGCGGCATCCGCTGGCGATCACGCCGCCGGTCGGGCACCGGATGTGGCGCGAGGTCGACCTCGTGCTGGCCATCGGCACCCGGATGCAGACGCAGTCGATGGTGTGGGGCATGGATGCGGGTATCAAGGTGGTTCGCATCGAGGTGGACCCCGACGAACTCGAGCGCCACGGCGTGCCCGACGCGGCGCTCTGCGGGCGTGCAGCCGAGGTCGTGCCCGCGTTGCTGGAGCGCGTGCTGGCCGGCGTGGGCACGCGACCCTCGCGCGAGGCCGAACTCGACACGCACCGTCGCGCCGTCGACGAGCAGCTCGCGGCGATGCAGCCGCAGCTGGACTACATCCGCGCGATCCGCGAGGTGCTGCCCGAGGACGGCATCTTCGTCGAGGACATGACACAGGTGGGCTACACCAGCCGTGTCGCCTTCCCGGTCTATCGGCCGCGCACCTATCTCTCGAGCGGCTACCAGGGCACGCTGGGCTGGGGTTACGCGACCGCCCTGGGCGCGAAGGTGGCGCGGCCGCAGGCGGCGGTCGTGAGCGTGAACGGCGACGGCGGCTTCATGTTCAACGTGCAGGAGCTCGCGACCGCCATGCAGCACGGCATCGGCGTCGTGGCCATCGTGTTCGACGACGGCGCCTTCGGCAACGTGCGGCGCATGCAGCAGATGCAGTTCCCGGGACGCACGATCGCCGAGACGCTGGTCAATCCCGACTTCGTCCAGCTGGCCCGCTCGTTCGGGATGTCGGCCGAACGTGCCGAGAGCCCCGCCGAGCTGCGGCGCTCGCTGGGCGCCGCACTTGCATCCGACCGCCCCACGCTGATCCACGTGCCGGTGGGCGAGCTGCCCGATCCCTGGCGCTTCCTGAACATGCCGCGGCTTCGCGGCTGA
- a CDS encoding Bug family tripartite tricarboxylate transporter substrate binding protein, which translates to MLTRRQLCTAAGAATIASFAGVVRAQALPNTVRIIVVVPPGASMDNVARVTAERLKDSLKRNVIVEYKPGGTGLVASQFLKSTEPDGSWVMFAPLAVASFFPFLYSRLSFDPDTDLLPVCDGVHIPHALTASPGLGVQNLQQYLAAVKADPLKGSIGTSSMSSVGALLMHRLRQISGADLQLVAYKGGTPLLADLMGNQIPAGISVISDYLAQYRAGRVRILATGAPKRTALAPDVPTLVESGYPDLYGVSSIGFFMRGGTPAPLVSLMSREITAVLRTPEVRTRLLDMGAEPVGGTPEEFRRLVLSERSRWAPVAKAANVRVE; encoded by the coding sequence ATGCTGACACGCCGACAGCTCTGCACCGCCGCAGGCGCCGCCACCATCGCGTCCTTCGCCGGCGTGGTCCGCGCGCAGGCCCTGCCCAACACGGTCCGCATCATCGTGGTCGTGCCCCCCGGCGCGTCGATGGACAACGTCGCGCGCGTCACGGCCGAACGCCTGAAGGACTCGCTCAAGCGCAACGTGATCGTGGAATACAAGCCCGGCGGCACCGGCCTGGTCGCTTCGCAGTTCCTCAAGTCCACCGAGCCGGACGGCAGCTGGGTGATGTTCGCACCGCTCGCCGTCGCGTCGTTCTTCCCCTTCCTGTACAGCAGGCTGTCGTTCGACCCCGACACGGACCTCCTGCCGGTGTGCGACGGTGTCCACATCCCGCATGCGTTGACGGCCAGCCCGGGCCTGGGCGTGCAGAACCTGCAGCAGTACCTGGCCGCCGTGAAGGCGGATCCGTTGAAGGGGAGCATCGGCACGTCCAGCATGAGCAGCGTCGGCGCGCTGCTGATGCACCGCCTCCGCCAGATCTCGGGCGCGGACCTGCAGCTGGTCGCCTACAAGGGCGGGACGCCGCTGCTCGCCGACCTGATGGGCAACCAGATTCCCGCCGGCATCTCGGTGATCTCGGACTACCTCGCGCAGTACAGGGCCGGCCGCGTGCGCATCCTTGCGACGGGCGCACCGAAGCGCACCGCACTGGCGCCGGACGTGCCGACCCTGGTCGAGTCCGGCTATCCCGACCTGTATGGCGTTTCGTCGATCGGCTTCTTCATGCGCGGAGGAACGCCGGCGCCGCTCGTGTCGCTGATGTCCAGGGAGATCACCGCCGTGCTGCGGACGCCCGAGGTGCGCACGCGCCTGCTCGACATGGGCGCCGAGCCCGTCGGCGGAACGCCCGAGGAGTTCAGGCGCCTGGTGCTGTCCGAGCGCTCTCGCTGGGCCCCGGTCGCGAAGGCGGCAAACGTACGCGTGGAATGA